In the genome of Triticum urartu cultivar G1812 chromosome 5, Tu2.1, whole genome shotgun sequence, one region contains:
- the LOC125507942 gene encoding uncharacterized protein LOC125507942 isoform X1 yields the protein MGLADAARSRLLAALRPWLVADPAELRVELGPLRSRAVARGLQLGAAALSAPDSFPARVDRAAVAEVELAVSPWGAPALAAVLRGVDVSLTLREPAPRKQRPDIKEWVSKEKKRVIASIDPQGEILHEMIEGLVSSLEDKFTSGFASVLLNCSQVRIDDITIQVRYLDGSHVLVLRATDLQLGPELVSRSSLFRGLVGSSISSIKKNHLLVKCNDFEFVMKENDCTDCTASFTGLSACARLDNLQLAAFSIHVPSACCKISPKAIPSLMVILDITSQKEHYKTRSGRELWQIAMQKLDSPIVGHRFSLSKALSCATYWQHYVHAYVLLLSLVGYPSDKVIKKNCGRVSRNRKMLGAIRDHWVIVLELEEKVPAEAIARARRAARSKLAISQQQNKQESSKTLLVSSIMKILSPFLYLWRFVVFAFWSVFRARDSGNKTCRSRAHIFPGFSHDSDMEFQLGIHLGELSVILLPIADHSIGMKKLNNGSKSYHSDLPSIHLVIKSSCLLYSAGCITQSLFFVAGELKVFLAGVPKLSRADNSNTLGRNSSFKTAEFAEDTDSKMILWSDSASMHPFSEKQSDEFPHSDGSSTAVLRSGMEKLWREWMLISNLYNESGVIHHEKPSVIFEVKSYVVDPYQNISGFHQCRFTVGKLNLDLDYQCASSTYMLHRQFMHYKHLKELNRNIPNLPIPGASITPASGVLDKLRSFTQIMNIVMSDAIPGNTLQIEALIAGPSIRLSFDKNNLLQNCKNKYVPLFSRMNSRTSCIVLSLAYVECAMWPASLSTPPRSNSHVKESHSTFCMKEVQEPVYPATGSSARHVYPENIELDAYFKLANLTLLIDNLETNHQCHVFGPMSANFQLSTGRKYVHSFFADRNILSMNLGGGIVGCIALFYMDELFTVCQLIESMHLVALNSDLVNVKYSQDFIGRLASFCNKTVVGSTRDLGIDRIAQEESIDSHTELIVEVEPTYIIFSTSRGGLFPNPAVFVNNTINYISSSPIFEGITTQELHDMLALGVGFCIRSSSLKLLLGGQCTDILVSLSGIQSVVFENQVEYTTMLSSLPYNKNQFIITECTFHLRAGPTKDSLTLVKMEDESRSGRVSDSLGICYSIEIEFTEVYIGDYRVHNYLTEVNQPSRQKISLLIDDNLQIFKCKIQGGLIFLETIFLAKLVFCCKIYFWLLMDLPVWATSNLAKESVTSVSAKSDPNVINGYTQGEVSPVSLGVHSQSEESHLNAIKCLDIDLSRISITLAVADEPGTYQGLTLEVDASFQLLNFGMKILFEVKCLSVSTISSMPKSAHEQLRDVPAPRFRSRKSTVLTSQSEIQEYLPFIEADNGVTHDRDAPASSTSTLESSTGHTLEFSSHKSYILSHFSTSLKIEKKQLDRDSNLMCLSGDYCGNGFVSGLEVTISLSSIEMISSLLAPFHGMLSSTATQKEIQIGDTTQQEQLDNIDCTIPDGAIVAIRDLDQQMYVSVKNIGMKYQVVGAYHYSLAGEHALFKVKHHKRWGSDTPYISLLSLCAKTDEGKELALSFSQGSDLVEISSFVDKPCSLWSLFPLGFDSFEDDEDDGNSCKVISSSSYHLVNKKNNYGIAFVDGLLEFVKKPGNPFKLKILDESLFSDVARLIVPNMNLDGNSYLDVEDELPSAVMDRLETVASSQHITISIDKIVFTITHEVFDTGDVFPLVQNCINDIRVVTQIYPSKIRILSSFKVSGQYFDARKNMWEDLISPITSYVFLRFRFFNQDSVTRRSRTPLRFFFHLKQVDIFINELSVDMLLYLVGKLGLMGPYAVRNSAIFPNCCKIENNSRLALVCHFQNNGDAIVPGQQSTSVFLRNFVFDDNRPHDQSLVSISLFKEGAFSTAPINIPLHESGIYAWRTLASSLKDSRRFSGPFVVVKVSQNSVLQEGLSLSVQPLLRIYNKSDFPLELRFQRPQNENEEAALVTVRSGDMVDESTGVLDAMNLSGGSKKALMSLALGNFMLSIRPEMSEHSNLSHATLFQWSEDITGEKAVRISGVIEKLNYNIRKAFSIDSMKSSFSSLSCPVSVDGQHVTDLYFLIHTLARDVPLQPTNGTRVSGRSASVALQLQREIFIYPTVQVYNFLQTDIHVLLTDSKPENTRDDNFGLIGKEATITSGSSAYFYVNPAMFNFSVTLISYGSKSKAANSADWAKRMQKQTARAQFLDLELEFVPGKFHSSLRLLRQEKGLLEVALFTRYTLQNTSDYPLLCTASGQKPLPAFEIGKGNINLPPQNGCILPSMSMSSWFTKSNKLRISLHDEKGSEAFIDLEALSGFTEFFLEIHDDIFPHRMAAFGMSLQPVIYGLHVSSQVVLIVPRYVISNESAAAVAVRQCLVQDDIDGLTIEAKQRATLQTWKPGKKREGNYFDLFLKKHKNVSEDSLIFIQFCPKETGYGWSGPICVSSIGRFFMKFRRSEDMVIDGINKDTLQDGKLKQFASVDVVQENTSFVLHFTKPPKVALPYRVENCLNKASIMYFQKDSDESDMLGPQESEQYAWDDSSLPRKLVVRIVDTPALREIKIDKISPWKPFLKMRSRLNLDFSFSNGLSSEKQGFDDSFGLRVFKIGYEVYADGLTRVLRICEQAENPKAEKIQRPIAHAQFRISYMCIHLLDKGQSDEVLQSPSTILMATFQRVSADSVITDRHKNVDVAVYSVNVDEKWDGASFGSVLRMNKLQGDALNENILRIVCVLNSSNSSVKQVHYCSIILQPIDLKVDEETLMKLVPFWRTSLAPAGTPSTQFYFRQFEVHPIKIIASFRPGRSQTSYSSSQEALRALLHSVVKVPEISNSAVELNGVLLNHALVTFRELFLKCAQHYSWYVLRAIYVTKGSSLLPPSFASMFDDSASSVLDVFFDPSDGSLNLPGLTIGMFKFISKNMKSGGTKRYLGDLGKTVKTASSNALFAAITEVSDSVVKGAETNGLNGMVTGFHRGMLRLAMEPSVLGQAIMEGGPDRKIKLDHSPGLDELYIEGYLQAMLDVMYKQEYLRVRVIDDLVFLKNLPPNSALINEIVENVKAFLVSKALLKGDASTVRSWRRLRNEPEWKIAPTVLTLCEHLFVSFAVRLLHQEATKAIAEATTKVKGQLTGGEDEGESSSGGGALVKQGRLWTVGRFAASGVVAYVDGRLCRHIPNPIARRIVSGFLLSFIDRRDDE from the exons CGGATTGATGATATCACAATACAAGTTCGGTATCTTGatggctcccatgttttggtattGAGGGCAACTGACTTACAGTTAGGTCCTGAGCTTGTTTCTCGCAGTTCTCTGTTCAGAGGATTAGTTGGCTCTTCTATATCATCAATAAAGAAGAATCACCTTCTTGTTAAATGTAATGATTTTGAGTTTGTGATGAAGGAGAATGATTGTACAGATTGCACTGCATCTTTTACAGGCTTATCTGCTTGTGCTAGACTGGATAATCTCCAACTTGCTGCTTTTAGCATCCATGTTCCCAGTGCATGCTGCAAAATTTCACCAAAAGCTATTCCTTCGTTGATGGTGATTTTGGACATTACAAGTCAAAAGGAACACTACAAGACTAGGAGTGGTAGGGAGCTCTGGCAAATTGCTATGCAAAAGCTTGACAGTCCAATAGTAGGCCACAGATTTTCTTTAAGCAAGGCCTTAAGCTGTGCTACTTATTGGCAGCActatgttcatgcttatgtgttGTTGTTATCATTAGTCGGATATCCCTCTGACAAGGTGATAAAGAAGAATTGTGGTAGGGTGTCAAGGAACAGGAAAATGTTGGGAGCTATCAGAGATCATTGGGTAATTGTTCTTGAGTTGGAGGAGAAAGTTCCTGCAGAAGCTATTGCTAGAGCACGACGTGCTGCCCGTTCAAAACTTGCCATATCACAGCAACAGAACAAACAAGAATCATCAAAAACGCTTCTGGTTTCTTCCATAATGAAAATTCTCTCTCCTTTTTTATATTTATGGAGGTTTGTTGTATTCGCATTCTGGTCAGTGTTCAGAGCTAGGGATTCTGGAAACAAAACATGTAGATCCCGTGCACACATTTTTCCTGGTTTCTCTCATGATTCAGACATGGAGTTTCAGCTCGGAATTCACCTTGGAGAACTCTCTGTAATCCTGTTACCTATTGCTGATCACTCCATCGGCATGAAAAAGTTAAACAATGGAAGCAAGAGTTATCACAGTGATTTACCTTCGATACATTTGGTGATAAAATCATCATGCTTACTTTACTCAGCTGGTTGCATCACACAATCGCTGTTTTTTGTTGCTGGAGAACTGAAGGTTTTTCTCGCTGGTGTGCCGAAGTTGTCACGAGCGGATAATAGCAACACACTTGGGAGGAATTCATCTTTTAAAACTGCAGAGTTTGCCGAAGACACTGATTCAAAGATGATCCTCTGGAGTGATTCTGCCAGTATGCACCCATTTTCCGAAAAACAATCTGATGAATTTCCCCACAGTGATGGTTCGTCCACTGCTGTTCTACGGAGTGGTATGGAGAAACTGTGGAGGGAATGGATGTTAATCAGCAATTTATACAATGAATCTGGTGTGATACATCATGAAAAGCCTTCTGTTATTTTTGAAGTCAAATCATACGTTGTTGATCCTTACCAAAATATAAGTGGGTTTCACCAATGCAGATTTACAGTCGGTAAACTAAACCTTGATTTGGATTATCAGTGTGCTTCATCTACCTATATGCTGCATAGACAGTTCATGCATTACAAACATCTGAAAGAGCTAAACAGAAATATACCAAACCTTCCGATTCCTGGTGCCTCTATAACACCTGCAAGTGGAGTTCTTGATAAACTGAGATCATTCACTCAGATAATGAATATTGTGATGTCAGATGCTATTCCAGGAAATACCCTCCAGATTGAAGCACTGATTGCTGGTCCCAGTATCCGGTTATCCTTTGATAAAAACAATTTGTTGCAAAATTGCAAAAATAAGTATGTGCCCCTATTTTCTCGGATGAATAGCAGGACATCCTGCATAGTTCTCAGTCTGGCATATGTTGAATGTGCCATGTGGCCAGCATCTCTATCTACTCCACCGAGATCTAATTCACATGTCAAGGAATCACATAGTACATTTTGCATGAAGGAGGTGCAAGAACCTGTTTATCCTGCAACCGGAAGTAGTGCAAGACATGTTTATCCAGAGAATATTGAGTTGGATGCTTACTTCAAATTGGCTAATCTAACTCTCCTGATAGATAATTTAGAGACCAATCATCAGTGTCATGTATTTGGACCAATGTCGGCCAATTTCCAACTGTCAACAGGCAG GAAGTATGTGCATTCCTTCTTCGCAGACAGAAACATTCTGTCAATGAACTTAGGAGGAGGAATTGTTGGTTGCATAGCTTTGTTCTACATGGATGAATTGTTTACTGTTTGCCAG CTTATTGAAAGTATGCATCTGGTGGCATTGAATTCTGACTTGGTTAATGTTAAGTATTCCCAAGATTTTATTGGAAGGCTAGCATCGTTCTGCAATAAAACTGTGGTGGGGAGCACAAGAGATCTTGGCATTGATCGTATTGCCCAGGAAGAATCAATTGACTCTCATACAGAACTCATAGTTGAAGTGGAACCAACATACATCATCTTTAGTACTTCACGTGGTGGACTTTTTCCGAATCCTGCCGTCTTTGTCAACAACACCATAAACTACATCAGCAGCTCTCCTATATTTGAGGGAATAACAACACAGGAATTGCATGATATGTTAGCTTTGGGTGTTGGGTTCTGCATCAGAAGTTCTTCTTTGAAACTTCTGCTTGGTGGACAATGTACAGACATCCTTGTTAGTTTATCCGGAATTCAGTCTGTGGTATTCGAGAACCAAGTTGAATACACAACTATGCTTAGTAGTTTACCGTATAACAAGAACCAGTTCATTATAACAGAATGCACCTTCCATCTGCGTGCTGGGCCCACTAAAGATAGCTTGACCCTTGTGAAAATGGAAGATGAATCTAGAAGTGGTCGTGTTTCTGATTCTTTGGGAATTTGCTATTCTATTGAAATTGAATTTACAGAGGTTTATATTGGAGACTATAGGGTTCACAACTATTTAACTGAAGTCAATCAACCCAGTAGACAGAAAATCTCTCTGTTGATCGATGATAATCTTCAAATTTTCAAATGCAAAATCCAG GGTGGCTTGATCTTTCTTGAAACAATTTTCTTAGCTAAGCTTGTTTTCTGTTGCAAAATTTATTTTTGGCTGCTTATGGATCTCCCAGTGTGGGCAACTTCAAATTTAGCCAAAGAATCAGTAACTTCAGTCTCTGCAAAAAGTGACCCTAATGTGATCAACGGTTATACACAGGGGGAAGTATCACCGGTGTCTTTAGGTGTTCATTCACAAAGTGAGGAATCCCATTTGAATGCTATCAAATGTCTAGATATTGATTTATCTCGGATTTCTATTACACTTGCTGTTGCGGATGAACCTG GTACATATCAGGGATTAACTCTCGAAGTTGACGCAAGTTTTCAACTATTGAATTTTGGCATGAAGATTTTGTTTGAGGTGAAGTGTCTTTCAGTCTCCACTATTAGTAGTATGCCCAAGAGTGCCCATGAACAATTGAGAGATGTGCCAGCACCCCGTTTTCGGTCCAGAAAGTCTACTGTTCTTACATCTCAGTCTGAAATTCAAGAATATCTTCCATTTATAGAAGCGGATAATGGTGTTACCCATGATCGTGATGCTCCTGCAAGTTCAACTTCTACATTAGAAAGTTCAACAGGCCATACACTTGAATTTTCTTCACATAAGAGTTATATCCTCAGCCATTTCTCTACTTCTCTTAAGATAGAGAAAAAACAATTGGATAGAGATTCTAATTTGATGTGTTTAAGTGGTGATTATTGTGGAAACGGTTTTGTTTCTGGTTTGGAGGTGACAATATCATTATCAAGCATTGAG ATGATCTCGTCATTACTTGCTCCTTTCCATGGAATGCTGAGTTCTACTGCAACTCAGAAGGAAATACAGATTGGTGACACCACTCAGCAAGAACAGCTGGATAATATAGATTGTACTATACCTGATG GAGCAATTGTGGCTATACGAGATCTTGATCAACAGATGTATGTATCAGTCAAAAATATTGGAATGAAGTATCAAGTGGTCGGTGCATACCATTATTCCCTTGCTGGTGAACATGCATTATTTAAG GTGAAACACCATAAGAGATGGGGGTCAGACACACCATATATTTCTCTTTTATCTTTATGTGCAAAAACTGATGAAGGCAAAGAGCTGGCCCTTAGTTTCTCCCAAGGATCAGATTTGGTTGAAATTTCTTCATTTGTTGACAAGCCTTGTTCACTGTGGAGCTTGTTTCCTCTCGGGTTTGATAGTTTTGAGGATGACGAAGATGATGGTAATTCTTGCAAGGTTATTTCAAGTAGTTCTTACCATCTTGTGAACAAGAAAAACAATTATGGCATTGCATTTGTGGATGGTCTACTGGAGTTTGTGAAAAAGCCAGGAAATCCATTTAAGTTGAAGATTTTGGATGAATCTCTATTCTCTGATGTTGCAAGGCTCATTGTTCCCAATATGAACTTGGATGGTAACTCTTATTTGGATGTGGAAGATGAGTTGCCTTCTGCTGTAATGGATAGGTTGGAAACTGTTGCAAGTTCACAACATATAACCATCAGTATTGATAAGATTGTTTTTACCATTACGCATGAAGTGTTTGATACTGGTGATGTTTTTCCACTGGTCCAAAACTGCATAAATGATATCCGTGTTGTCACACAAATATACCCATCCAAGATCAGGATTCTAAGTTCATTCAAAGTTTCAGGGCAGTACTTCGATGCCCGCAAAAATATGTG GGAGGACCTTATCTCACCTATCACTTCCTATGTGTTCTTACGATTTAGATTTTTCAACCAAGATTCAGTTACTAGACGTAGCAGGACCCCACTGCGTTTCTTCTTTCATTTAAAGCAG GTGGATATTTTCATAAATGAGCTTTCAGTTGACATGCTGCTTTATTTGGTCGGGAAGTTAGGCTTGATGGGTCCATATGCTGTGAGAAACTCAGCTATTTTTCCTAACTGCTGCAAG ATAGAGAATAACTCAAGGCTGGCACTTGTATGTCATTTTCAAAATAATGGGGACGCAATAGTTCCTGGACAACAGTCGACTTCAGTTTTCTTGAG GAATTTTGTATTTGATGATAATCGCCCACATGATCAGAGCTTAGTTTCTATTTCTTTATTCAAGGAAGGGGCATTTTCAACTGCTCCAATCAATATTCCTCTCCATGAGTCTGGCATCTACGCATGGAGAACCCTAGCATCGTCTCTCAAAG ATTCAAGACGCTTCTCTGGACCATTTGTTGTGGTCAAGGTGTCCCAGAATTCTGTG TTGCAGGAAGGTCTATCGCTTTCAGTCCAACCTTTGTTGAGGATATATAATAAGAGTGACTTTCCCCTTGAACTTCGGTTTCAGAGGCCACAAAATGAGAATGAAGAGGCTGCGCTTGTCACAGTTCGAAGCGGTGACATGGTTGATGAATCTACTGGAGTACTTGACGCTATGAATTTATCTGGAGGATCCAAAAAAGCGCTGATGTCTCTAGCCCTTG GAAATTTTATGCTGTCAATTAGACCTGAGATGTCCGAACACTCAAATCTGAGCCATGCAACTTTATTCCAATGGTCAGAAGACATAACCGGTGAAAAAGCAGTTCGCATATCTGGTGTTATAGAAAAACTTAATTACAACATAAGAAAAGCCTTCAGTATTGATTCCATGAAGTCTTCTTTCAGTTCTTTGAGTTGCCCTGTTTCCGTTGATGGTCAGCATGTGACGGATCTTTATTTTTTGATTCATACTCTGGCTAGAGATGTGCCTTTGCAGCCTACAAATGGTACTCGTGTGTCTGGCAGGAGTGCATCAGTGGCATTACAGCTGCAAAGAGAAATTTTTATATACCCGACTGTTCAAGTGTACAATTTCTTGCAGACAGACATACATGTGCTTCTGACTGACTCCAAACCGG AGAATACCAGAGACGATAATTTTGGCCTCATTGGAAAGGAGGCAACAATTACAAGTGGTTCAAGCGCTTATTTCTATGTGAATCCTGCCATGTTTAATTTTTCAGTCACACTAATTTCATATGGTTCAAAGTCCAAGGCAGCTAATAGTGCCGATTGGGCCAAGAGAATGCAAAAGCAGACAGCTCGAGCTCAATTCCTTGATCTAGAATTAGAGTTTGTTCCTGGGAAGTTTCATTCTTCTTTAAGACTGTTGCGTCAGGAGAAAGGCTTGCTGGAG GTTGCTCTTTTCACAAGATATACACTACAAAATACAAGTGACTACCCCTTGCTGTGCACAGCTTCTGGTCAAAAACCACTACCCGC GTTTGAAATTGGAAAAGGCAATATTAATCTTCCTCCACAGAATGGTTGTATTTTGCCCTCAATGTCAATGAGCTCCTGGTTTACAAA GTCAAATAAACTGCGAATAAGCCTGCATGACGAGAAAGGATCAGAAGCATTTATTGATTTAGAAGCATTATCTGGTTTCACTGAATTTTTTCTTGAGATCCACGATGATATATTTCCCCATCGGATGGCAGCTTTCGGCATGTCTTTACAACCTGTTATTTATGGCTTGCATGTGTCATCACAAGTTGTATTAATCGTGCCAAGATATGTGATCTCAAATGAGTCTGCTGCTGCAGTTGCTGTTCGCCAATGTCTTGTTCAG GATGACATAGATGGATTGACAATTGAAGCTAAACAGAGGGCTACCTTACAGACATGGAAACCTGGAAAAAAGCGAGAAGGAAACTACTTTGATTTGTTTCTTAAGAAGCACAAAAATGTATCCGAGGATTCACTCATTTTTATCCAGTTTTGTCCAAAAGAAACAGGGTATGGTTGGTCTGGACCAATTTGTGTTTCATCAATCGGCCGTTTTTTTATGAAGTTTAGAAGATCAGAAGATATGGTAATAGATGGGATTAACAAAGACACTTTACAAGACGGGAAGCTGAAACAGTTTGCTTCTGTTGATGTTGTTCAAGAGAATACATCTTTTGTTCTACACTTCACCAAGCCACCAAAGGTTGCACTACCATATCGGGTAGAGAATTGCTTGAATAAAGCATCTATCATGTATTTCCAGAAG GATTCAGACGAATCAGATATGTTAGGCCCTCAAGAATCAGAACAGTATGCATGGGATGACTCGAGTTTACCCCGGAAGTTGGTTGTGCGCATTGTTG ATACACCAGCACTCCGTGAAATTAAAATTGATAAGATCAGTCCATGGAAGCCATTCTTGAAGATGCGAAGCAGGCTCAATCTGGATTTCTCGTTTAGTAATGGACTCAGTTCAGAAAAACAAGGATTTGATGATTCATTTGGACTGAGGGTGTTTAAGATTGGCTATGAAGTATATGCCGATGGTTTAACCAGAGTTCTACGGATATGTGAACAGGCAGAGAATCCCAAAGCTGAGAAAATTCAACGGCCTATAGCACATGCACAGTTCAGAATATCTTATATGTGTATTCATCTTCTTGATAAGGGCCAG AGCGACGAAGTGCTTCAGTCACCCTCTACAATCTTAATGGCAACATTTCAGCGTGTATCTGCTGATTCAGTTATCACAGATAGACACAAGAATGTGGATGTTGCAGTTTAT TCAGTAAACGTGGATGAAAAGTGGGATGGAGCTTCCTTCGGATCAGTTTTGAGGATGAACAAGCTTCAGGGTGATGCTCTCAATGAAAATATTCTTCGTATAGTTTGTGTACTAAATTCATCGAATTCCAGTGTCAAACAAGTCCACTACTGTTCCATAATTCTGCAG CCGATTGATCTGAAGGTTGATGAGGAAACGTTAATGAAGCTTGTACCATTTTGGAGAACATCCCTTGCTCCTGCTGGTACACCGAGCACACAATTTTATTTTAGACAATTTGAAGTACATCCAATTAAG ATCATTGCAAGCTTTCGTCCTGGAAGATCACAGACATCTTACAGCTCTTCTCAAGAGGCTCTGAGAGCGCTATTGCACAGTGTTGTAAAG GTGCCCGAGATAAGTAATTCAGCGGTGGAGCTCAATGGTGTTCTCCTAAATCATGCTTTGGTTACATTCCGTGAGCTATTTTTAAAATGTGCCCAGCATTATTCATG GTATGTCCTGAGGGCAATCTATGTAACAAAGGGAAGCTCGTTGCTTCCTCCATCTTTCGCCTCGATGTTTGACGACTCGGCTTCATCTGTTCTTGATGTTTTCTTTGACCCTTCTGATGGCTCACTCAACCTCCCTGGGCTTACCATAG GCATGTTTAAGTTTATAAGCAAAAATATGAAATCAGGTGGAACAAAGCGGTACCTTGGTGACCTTGGGAAAACT GTTAAAACTGCAAGTTCAAATGCTCTCTTTGCTGCTATCACGGAAGTTTCAGATAGCGTTGTGAAAGGAGCAGAAACAAATGGTTTAAATGGAATG GTTACCGGCTTCCACAGAGGCATGTTGAGGTTGGCAATGGAGCCATCTGTGTTAGGGCAGGCTATAATGGAGGGTGGTCCAGACAGAAAGATCAAACTTGATCATAGCCCTGGACTTGATGAG CTATACATCGAAGGGTACCTGCAAGCCATGCTGGATGTCATGTATAAACAAGAGTACCTTCGTGTGAGGGTGATTGATGACCTG GTTTTCCTAAAAAATCTACCACCGAATAGCGCTCTCATAAATGAAATTGTGGAAAACGTGAAGGCCTTTCTCGTGAGCAAGGCATTGTTGAAAGGAGACGCCTCTACGGTTCGGTCTTGGCGCCGTCTGCGAAATGAGCCT GAGTGGAAGATTGCGCCGACGGTGCTCACCCTGTGCGAGCACCTGTTTGTGAGCTTCGCGGTGCGCCTGCTGCACCAGGAGGCCACCAAGGCCATAGCGGAGGCCACGACCAAAGTGAAGGGACAACTCACTGGAGGCGAAGACGAAGGCGAATCGTCGTCCGGCGGAGGAGCCCTGGTTAAGCAGGGCAGGCTGTGGACGGTTGGCAGGTTCGCGGCTTCAGGCGTCGTCGCCTACGTGGACGGCCGGCTGTGCCGCCACATACCCAACCCAATCGCCAGGAGAATCGTGAGCGGGTTCCTCCTGAGCTTCATCGACAGGAGGGACGACGAATAG